The genomic DNA TTCTTCTCTTCTGCGGATATCCTGTTATCATTGCTTTCCACAAACCTCATTTACTGACTGGCGGATACAACTTGGGAGGGATTAATGGGACCGGTCAGGTACCTGATCTCCCGAATATCCCGAGCCTCATCGACAAAGACACTCCCGATGACGCCAGGACTCGGATCGGTTATGACGGCAAAAAATATAACCTTGTCTTCAGTGACGAATTTAACTTGGATGGGCGCACATTTTATCCCGGTGATGACCCGTTCTGGGAAGCCATGGACTACCATTATTGGCCTACTGCCGATTTAGAGTGGTACGACCCTGGTGAGTATTACACATACAACAACTGTCTATTTCGCTCATATTCCGTGCAGCACAAGCAATCACCAGAAACGGCTCTCTGGTTCTTACGCTCGAGGAAGTTCGTAATCATGACCTTAACTTCCGGTCTGGCATGATTCAGTCCTGGAATAAATTCTGCTTTACTGCTGGTTACATTGAAGTCTCTGTCAGCCTTCCAGGGAACGCTCGTACGCCGGGTTACTGGCCTGGTGCCTGGACAATGGGCAATCTTGGACGTGCAGGCTACGGTGCTACGACCGAGGGTACCTGGCCATACAGTTACGATGCCTGTGATGTCGGCACGTTCCCCAACCAACTTACAAAAGACAATACACCAGAGGTTTCATACAGGTCTGGGCTATCGAGTCTTCCTGGACAAAAATTATCGGCCTGTACTTGCCCTGGTTCAGATCACCCCGGCCCCTCGGTAACAAAGGGACGGGCTGCGCCGGAAATTGATATCATCGAGGCTCAAATCAACACCTACCTTCGTCACGGCGAGGTCTCGCAATCTTTACAAATTGCTCCATTCGACGTTGGCTACTATTGGACGAATAGCACACCCGCCACCACGGTGTACAATGACGATCAGACATTCATCAACAGCTACAGAGGTGGTCCCTACCAACAGTGCGTTTCTTGCGTGAGCGCTACAAACTCGAGCAATTATGTGGACGAAGGAGGGTTCGGCAAGTATGGGTTTGAGTACTGGAGCAATCCCAAAAAGCGTAGCGAAGGATTTGTGACGTGGTCCGTGGACGACAAGGCCATGTGGACAGCGACATCGGCTTCTATTGGCCCGAATACTCAGGCTCAGATATCTGAACGCATTGTCCCCGAGGAGCCCATGGTGAGTTGAATAGCTTTAGCTATATAACACTAGCGACCTAATACATGTGTATAGTATATCATCCTAAACTTGGGCTTGTCTCCGAGTTTTCAGGGTATCGACTTTAAGAACCTCCAGTTCCCTGCCACTATGCTTATTGACTATGTTCGAGTGTACCAACGTGCTGGGCAAGAGAATATCGGGTGCGACCCTCCGAATTACCCAACTGCTGATTATATCAACAAGTGAGTTGAGCGTGGATTGCATCATGCGTCATGGATTGGCACTGACGTATGTTCAAACTTCTAGCCATATAGTCGCCTATACCAATTACAACCTTACGACTTGGGGAGCTGCAAACTTTACGTTCCCACGGAATCGTCTCTACGACGGATGTTGATGACAAAATATGACTCGCCTTTCTTGCTATGCCTTATTGACGTTAATGAAATCAGTGTTGTCTCACTACTTTTTTGCATTCCCTGTTGCATTGTTCGTACTCCAATGATTTGAATATTTTCTCACTCTTCTATCGGGCTCAACTGTTACCCCGACTCCCAGTAGTCGATAGGTAAACGGACCTTTCCTGTATATCTTCTCTAGATTTTATTGGACGGTTGTGCAATTAGACCTGTtttagttttttttttattcgtGCAAACATATTTTCTAAGATTACGGCACTCGCGCCCCAAAAAAACTTGCGATATATATAAGGTACAGGAGGTCCGTCGATCTGTGGCTATGCTGTAAATGTGACTCGGGCTGCGTGACCTGAAATTGAAATAAGAGTGACGCAGCTGACCCAGCCGGCGGTTGTGGATAAGCCTTCTTCTGGTCGACAACGACTAGAAAGGTTCTTCCCGCTGTCCCCCCGCCTCTTATCCAGACAATCGCGCTCTCAAAAACAACATTAATGTCGGTTGCTACAGTACAGGCTTCGGGGTCGAAGCCCGTGTTCACCTGTGCAGAGTGCTCTGCTACATACTCTCGCATGGAGTACCTCAGACGTGGGTTGCTCTGCGATGATAGCATCTATGCTGAGCCTGACGATTCAGGAAAATAATAGGTCATGAGAGAAAACACACTGAGACTCGACCGTTTCAATGTGAGGAATGTCTCAAAAGTTTCGCCCGTAGGTAAGTGAGATTTGGCCGAGCATCCGGCTCTGGTGATTGATATCAATCCCTCATTCCATCTCGTGGCTTATGCATTGAAGCGACGTGCTACTGAGGCACAGGCGTCGATGCCATCCTGAGGCCGAGGCTATTCGCGAGGCAAATGCTATGATCGACTCCCAAGCTGAAGGCGGGCACTTCCTTCCCCCGTGGTTACTTCAGGTCGAGCAAAACTCAAGGCTGCGGGGCTCAACAAAAAGGCACAGCCCAGATCAAGGCAGGTTAGTTGATATGCTgactaaaaaaaaaacacccCCGTTTGCTCAATTTCGCATGGTTGTATGCAGGGAAATGAATCATCTCTGAGTCCTTCTGATGCAACCCAATCTCCAGAACTTTCCACCTCGGACAGGGACTCGCCTAATCAACTGATGTATGGACCTTCGCCTCCCCCCTCGAATTCGAACTCGATGTTATCCATAAATACGTTTGGGTCATTCGATCAGTTGTTTTCTTTCGCTGGTCGTTCGACAGAGCCATCCTCGCTCACACGGTCTACGCCAGACACCCAATCAATTGTATCAATTGACGCGCCTTCCCCCGCAACTTCATATGGCACCGGGAATTCTGCGCCTCATTGGACCGCCCTCCCCCCGCTCTCAATGTTTAGTCCTAATGCGATGCTCCCAAAAACCGGCCCCGAAGTCACTCAGTTTGGAAGCTGGTACGTTTTCCCCCAACGTAACTCAAGCACAGGATCCGGCGCACGGGGGGCAGATGGCCAACTTGTCGATTTGAACCAAGCAGAGGACCCAGAAAATAACCAAGAGCTTCTCCAAGAAGCATATCTCTTGGGAGATGAATCAGCGGCGCAGCAAATTGAAGCCGATCTCCTCTCCCCGGAACGGTTGGTACTCAATGCAGAATGTCAGATTATCTATTCAAAACGCGGTCAGCCATTGCGTCCGGAAGACAAGTTTTAGTGAGTGTACATTCGGTCGTGTTCATGACACAAGCTCTGATGTTATGCGCGACATAGTATTCCCCCTGGTTTATTCGCTGGCTGTTACACGATTCCTCACTGGCTTTTGCCCCCGCTTACTCGTCTATCCAAATTCGCGCATCGCACTCTCACGGACCATCTCGTTcgttttcccttggtacaTCAAGCCACTTTCAAGCTTTCCGATGCACCACATTGGCTGGCATTTGCTATGTGCACGGTTGGCGGTTTAAATCCCTCGGAAACCAAGATGAAAGACGGCCTCGGCGAAGATTATTATATCAAGAATTCCGGAGCACCTTGGGACGGTGTCCAGAGTATCGTGAGAGCAGAGGTGCGCACGTGTGATGGCTTTTATTACAAC from Rhizoctonia solani chromosome 16, complete sequence includes the following:
- a CDS encoding Beta-glucan synthesis-associated protein (SKN1), translating into MGDRLRKSRAHDTNYAPVQNTSPRGARTYHRTPYVQPSTSPAPIPSSSTTHLVGRAQRPGYSHVRSQSSVDYHRTETTQAVATGAIGGAFGPYSYEHTPAPPPPREAQGHRRQGSVSRFTNTPSHSSHSHEVREKAAPGRHQSRRVAAAPAGATSTTAGAFLYDTKDPELDDDLHNPAALRKLDRQWDLFSGRGWMNVSAIVLICGSLILLFCGYPVIIAFHKPHLLTGGYNLGGINGTGQVPDLPNIPSLIDKDTPDDARTRIGYDGKKYNLVFSDEFNLDGRTFYPGDDPFWEAMDYHYWPTADLEWYDPAQAITRNGSLVLTLEEVRNHDLNFRSGMIQSWNKFCFTAGYIEVSVSLPGNARTPGYWPGAWTMGNLGRAGYGATTEGTWPYSYDACDVGTFPNQLTKDNTPEVSYRSGLSSLPGQKLSACTCPGSDHPGPSVTKGRAAPEIDIIEAQINTYLRHGEVSQSLQIAPFDVGYYWTNSTPATTVYNDDQTFINSYRGGPYQQCVSCVSATNSSNYVDEGGFGKYGFEYWSNPKKRSEGFVTWSVDDKAMWTATSASIGPNTQAQISERIVPEEPMYIILNLGLSPSFQGIDFKNLQFPATMLIDYVRVYQRAGQENIGCDPPNYPTADYINNHIVAYTNYNLTTWGAANFTFPRNRLYDGCRAKLKAAGLNKKAQPRSRQGNESSLSPSDATQSPELSTSDRDSPNQLMYGPSPPPSNSNSMLSINTFGSFDQLFSFAGRSTEPSSLTRSTPDTQSIVSIDAPSPATSYGTGNSAPHWTALPPLSMFSPNAMLPKTGPEVTQFGSWYVFPQRNSSTGSGARGADGQLVDLNQAEDPENNQELLQEAYLLGDESAAQQIEADLLSPERLVLNAECQIIYSKRGQPLRPEDKFYIPPGLFAGCYTIPHWLLPPLTRLSKFAHRTLTDHLVRFPLVHQATFKLSDAPHWLAFAMCTVGGLNPSETKMKDGLGEDYYIKNSGAPWDGVQSIVRAEKVDMLVKTFVRHSAKLPLCDQVSIVQSLLLYNTPAFLSDDPSERVIGHLFLGTVVKVIRKSGLFHPTADFASRLTVPADATLDQRWRKWIRHETCRRCAWFVYVLDTIACLEAGIPSLVSPRDLSHLALPACDSLWSAGSEVEWAAYAEAGGHQNEGITLDIAMRSVFGCDNAAEQGRPDAIVALRLGPFARTVIVMTLLRGLIEFGQGKPKGGIVTNNWIINGILGGQIAEATNTWVLGAYLRALAKWREGWDLDPLCTLLTSPHATTSATAGSPSPGSSRPATKSPPNASQDGSDRQGSVPATAFFASTADTSASLKEPVFVNDALPYCWLALVLVDMLKPVEPPVVPNANGTTSGLDAATAANLGQNIEGSIQSLNALDGVDFGGLPNYNDYSNASTGARIVDLDETNDKFADLDFREMLAIAKEFARGEMGGMKAPRPGGL